In the Synechococcus sp. UW179A genome, one interval contains:
- a CDS encoding UPF0182 family protein, with protein MSLLKRGLSSLLRPSAAWLLLVFPAFWLFARLQVEWSWFSQFGHEGIYVERLGFQILGAGFALLLVLISAWWRHRWMLAYVPTPRGEIPALRGGVYSISLLACLTVLLSVLGITTRLAWLAWKQPFLLAHWWSVPFQPEWTVLIISVLLILLITIGLGRRGRINLSFLYGSLCICVVAGRSWGLWALAITIPDAGTMDPLLGADLSFGLGRFSAIALLLELLLLQILLTLSTSAWARLTRSPCLSDWGFPGWNKQERALLRPALALLLLVLAALTWLVRHQLLWTQSGLVAGAGWLDIHLRLPLRQCVALLLVLMACTFLPWPGARQQPRRRLRTALFTLALVAVLAELLLSPIVQWIVVRPKELQIETPYISRSISATRQAYQLDSIRARGSTPTQEISEQDLVKGASTLQNIRLWDSQPMLDTNRQLQQLRVYYQFANASVDRYPLNEESNENQQVIISARELDQASLPKRSRTWQNRHFVFTHGFGFTLNPVNTSEPDGLPAYFISDLGQSTQIQGNESLGITKEDVEREVPIGRAALYFGALHSPYAVAPTRIEEFDYPEGDDNTYNHYSGSAGVSLEHLWQRITAATYLADPRFLNTGALTTESRLLLRRDVKARVKTLAPFLDLMGDPYLVSVPIDDASSSYQQNQHQYWIVDGFTSSRTVPYAATLPDGRPLRYLRNSVKAVVDAYNGKVHLYINEPNDPIIQGWAKVFPSLFESLEEMPSNLRRHMMVPKAQFELQVQQLLRYHVTNPRIFYSGDDVWQVPMELYGKNQIPVAPYRITAQIKSSQNSEFLLLQPLTPLARPNLSAWLAARNDGEHYGELTLLRFPSDVPIFGPEQVQALINQNPEISQQFALWDRAGSQVVQGNLLVVPVGDSLLYVEPIYLRAQQGGLPTLTRIVVSDGRRVAMAADLDNGLQSLLDKQRQEGDEIP; from the coding sequence TTGAGCCTGCTCAAACGGGGACTTTCCTCCCTATTGCGTCCATCAGCGGCGTGGCTGCTGCTGGTGTTTCCAGCTTTCTGGCTGTTCGCCAGGCTTCAGGTTGAGTGGTCGTGGTTTTCCCAGTTCGGGCACGAGGGGATCTACGTCGAGCGACTCGGCTTTCAAATCCTCGGAGCTGGTTTTGCGCTGTTGCTGGTGCTGATCTCCGCCTGGTGGCGACACCGATGGATGCTGGCCTATGTCCCTACACCACGTGGTGAGATCCCCGCATTGCGAGGGGGCGTCTATTCCATTTCATTGCTCGCCTGCCTGACAGTCCTTCTGAGCGTTCTTGGCATCACAACTCGGCTTGCCTGGCTGGCTTGGAAGCAGCCTTTTCTCTTAGCCCACTGGTGGAGTGTTCCGTTTCAACCGGAATGGACCGTTCTAATCATCAGCGTTCTGCTGATCCTGCTGATCACGATTGGCCTTGGACGCAGGGGACGCATCAACCTCTCCTTCCTTTACGGAAGCCTTTGCATCTGTGTTGTGGCGGGTCGCAGCTGGGGCCTCTGGGCACTAGCCATCACAATCCCTGATGCAGGAACGATGGATCCACTGCTGGGCGCAGATCTCAGTTTCGGATTAGGTCGCTTTTCAGCAATCGCGCTGCTCCTTGAGCTGTTGTTGCTGCAGATCCTGCTGACCCTAAGCACCTCGGCCTGGGCTCGCTTGACCCGCTCTCCCTGCCTGAGTGACTGGGGCTTTCCAGGCTGGAACAAACAGGAACGAGCGTTGTTACGACCTGCACTAGCCCTGCTGCTGCTTGTGCTGGCTGCACTCACATGGCTTGTACGTCATCAACTGCTCTGGACCCAGAGCGGATTGGTTGCTGGTGCAGGCTGGCTTGATATCCATTTGCGGCTGCCTTTGCGTCAGTGCGTGGCGCTTCTGCTGGTGCTGATGGCCTGCACATTCCTGCCATGGCCGGGAGCAAGACAACAACCGCGACGACGGCTGAGAACAGCACTGTTCACACTTGCTTTAGTCGCCGTCCTCGCGGAACTGCTGCTTTCTCCAATTGTTCAGTGGATAGTCGTCCGGCCAAAAGAACTACAAATCGAAACTCCTTATATCAGTCGCTCAATCTCTGCAACACGTCAGGCCTATCAACTGGATTCCATCAGGGCCCGGGGCAGCACGCCAACTCAAGAGATCAGTGAGCAGGACCTGGTCAAAGGAGCAAGCACGCTGCAAAACATCAGGCTCTGGGACAGTCAACCAATGCTGGACACCAATCGTCAGCTGCAGCAACTAAGGGTTTACTACCAATTCGCGAATGCCTCCGTTGATCGGTATCCGCTCAATGAAGAAAGCAATGAAAATCAACAGGTGATTATTTCAGCACGCGAATTGGATCAAGCTTCACTTCCTAAGCGTTCGCGAACTTGGCAGAATCGTCATTTTGTGTTCACTCATGGTTTTGGCTTCACACTGAATCCTGTTAATACAAGTGAACCTGATGGTCTCCCGGCTTACTTCATCAGCGACCTGGGGCAATCCACACAAATTCAAGGAAATGAGTCGCTGGGTATTACCAAGGAAGATGTTGAGCGTGAAGTACCGATAGGCCGAGCCGCACTTTACTTTGGAGCACTCCATTCGCCCTATGCAGTAGCACCAACACGCATCGAGGAATTTGATTACCCCGAGGGTGATGACAATACCTACAACCATTACTCAGGCTCAGCCGGTGTTTCGCTTGAGCATCTATGGCAAAGAATTACCGCTGCAACGTATCTTGCTGATCCTCGCTTTCTAAATACGGGAGCTCTAACAACTGAGTCTCGATTACTCCTGCGTCGTGATGTCAAAGCAAGAGTCAAAACTCTTGCACCATTTCTTGATCTAATGGGAGACCCTTATCTTGTCTCCGTTCCCATTGATGATGCATCCAGTAGCTATCAGCAAAACCAACACCAATACTGGATTGTTGATGGGTTCACTTCATCTAGAACAGTTCCCTACGCAGCAACGCTTCCTGATGGTCGACCTTTGCGGTATCTCCGCAATTCCGTCAAAGCAGTGGTTGATGCCTATAACGGCAAAGTTCATCTTTATATCAATGAACCGAATGATCCAATCATTCAAGGTTGGGCAAAGGTTTTCCCTTCGCTGTTTGAATCTCTGGAAGAGATGCCTAGCAACCTGAGACGACACATGATGGTCCCTAAAGCACAGTTTGAATTGCAAGTGCAGCAACTACTTCGTTACCACGTTACAAATCCTCGAATTTTTTACAGCGGAGACGATGTCTGGCAAGTACCGATGGAGTTGTACGGAAAAAATCAGATTCCTGTAGCTCCGTACCGAATCACTGCTCAAATCAAATCGAGTCAGAATTCAGAGTTTCTTTTGCTTCAACCTCTCACTCCACTAGCACGTCCCAATCTGTCAGCCTGGTTAGCTGCACGCAATGATGGTGAGCATTATGGAGAACTTACTCTCCTTCGATTCCCTAGCGATGTTCCAATTTTTGGTCCCGAACAGGTTCAAGCACTGATCAATCAAAATCCTGAAATCAGTCAACAATTCGCTCTCTGGGATCGGGCAGGCTCGCAAGTTGTGCAAGGAAATCTACTGGTTGTTCCTGTTGGTGATTCGCTTTTGTACGTGGAACCGA
- the ftsH gene encoding ATP-dependent zinc metalloprotease FtsH, which translates to MSSEQPTQSEQGTPAPKSKPEEPQKSPFALFQRQPDVSYSTLLKEISSGSVKELVLVPGRRQVIVTYLDGKEITVPVLANDQQILRVAEASGTPLNVKDVRQEQALAGLAGNLALIVLIVVGLSLLLRRSAQAANKAMGFGRSQARTSPQDEITVRFEDVAGIGEAKEELQEVVTFLKQPETFIKLGARIPRGVLLIGPPGTGKTLLAKAIAGEAGVPFFSIAASEFVELFVGVGASRVRDLFRKAKEKAPCIVFIDEIDAVGRQRGAGIGGGNDEREQTLNQLLTEMDGFADNSGVILLAATNRPDVLDTALMRPGRFDRRIQVGLPDRRGRESILAVHARTRPLSDEVSLADWASRTPGFSGADLANLLNEAAILTARHEASFLGNKELEEALERITMGLTAAPLQDGAKKRLIAYHEIGHALVAALTPHADPVDKVTLLPRSGGVGGFTRFFPDEEIIDSGLVTRAYLRARLVTALGGRAAEIVVFGDSEVTQGASGDLQMVSQLAREMVTRFGFSDLGPVALEGQDQEVFLGRDLVNTRQSYAESTGREIDRRVRALAQEALQQAIDLLKSRRQLMDRLVEALIEEETLQSDRFHVLAGIDVPTRSSSLDQLPAGA; encoded by the coding sequence GTGAGTTCAGAGCAGCCGACCCAGTCAGAACAGGGAACTCCAGCGCCCAAGTCAAAGCCTGAGGAGCCACAGAAGAGTCCGTTTGCCCTGTTTCAAAGGCAACCGGATGTGAGTTACAGCACCCTGCTGAAAGAAATTTCGTCCGGCTCCGTCAAGGAACTGGTGTTGGTCCCTGGCCGCCGGCAGGTGATTGTCACCTACCTCGATGGGAAGGAGATCACAGTTCCTGTACTGGCGAATGATCAGCAGATCCTCAGAGTCGCCGAAGCATCGGGCACACCACTGAATGTCAAGGATGTCCGTCAGGAGCAGGCACTGGCCGGACTCGCTGGAAATCTCGCTCTGATCGTTTTGATCGTTGTCGGCCTGTCGTTGCTTTTGCGACGTTCTGCGCAGGCTGCCAACAAGGCGATGGGGTTTGGACGTAGCCAGGCGAGAACCAGCCCTCAGGATGAAATTACGGTTCGCTTTGAAGACGTCGCAGGGATCGGTGAGGCCAAAGAAGAGCTGCAGGAAGTAGTCACCTTTCTGAAACAGCCGGAGACCTTCATCAAGCTTGGAGCCCGAATACCTCGAGGTGTTCTGTTGATCGGCCCTCCCGGAACCGGAAAAACTCTTCTTGCCAAAGCGATCGCAGGTGAAGCCGGTGTTCCCTTTTTCTCTATCGCAGCCTCTGAATTCGTTGAATTGTTTGTAGGGGTCGGAGCCAGCAGGGTGAGAGATCTATTCCGAAAGGCCAAGGAAAAAGCTCCCTGCATCGTGTTTATCGATGAAATCGACGCTGTCGGTCGCCAAAGAGGTGCGGGCATTGGTGGTGGAAACGATGAACGGGAGCAAACACTGAATCAGTTGCTGACCGAAATGGATGGATTCGCCGATAACTCCGGGGTCATCCTCCTAGCAGCTACGAACCGTCCTGATGTTCTGGACACGGCACTGATGCGTCCAGGACGGTTCGACCGACGCATTCAGGTAGGTCTTCCCGATCGCCGCGGTCGCGAATCGATACTCGCTGTTCATGCAAGAACACGACCCTTGTCAGATGAGGTTTCCCTCGCTGACTGGGCAAGCAGAACACCTGGCTTTTCAGGCGCAGATCTGGCAAATCTTCTCAACGAAGCAGCCATTCTCACCGCGCGACATGAAGCATCGTTTCTCGGAAACAAAGAACTTGAGGAAGCACTGGAGCGCATCACCATGGGCCTCACTGCAGCCCCACTCCAAGACGGAGCAAAGAAGCGTTTGATCGCTTATCACGAAATCGGCCATGCATTGGTGGCGGCATTGACTCCCCATGCCGACCCGGTCGACAAAGTTACTTTGCTGCCACGCAGTGGTGGTGTGGGAGGGTTCACCCGTTTCTTTCCTGACGAGGAAATCATTGACTCCGGCCTCGTGACACGTGCCTATCTGAGAGCACGACTGGTGACGGCCTTAGGGGGTCGTGCAGCAGAGATTGTGGTTTTCGGAGACTCTGAAGTAACACAGGGAGCCAGCGGCGATCTCCAGATGGTGTCCCAGCTTGCGAGAGAAATGGTGACGCGTTTCGGATTTTCTGATCTGGGCCCCGTTGCTCTTGAAGGCCAAGATCAGGAAGTTTTCCTTGGACGAGATCTGGTCAACACCAGGCAGTCCTATGCCGAAAGCACCGGTCGAGAAATTGATCGTCGCGTGCGTGCCTTGGCTCAAGAAGCACTGCAGCAGGCCATTGACCTACTCAAATCAAGGAGGCAGCTGATGGATCGTCTTGTCGAGGCACTCATTGAGGAAGAGACCTTGCAGTCTGATCGTTTTCACGTTCTTGCAGGTATCGACGTACCCACCAGGAGCTCTAGCCTGGATCAGTTGCCGGCTGGGGCTTGA
- the rpmF gene encoding 50S ribosomal protein L32 produces MAVPKKKTSKSKRNQRHAVWKAKAATAAQRALSIGKSVLSGRAQGFVYPVAEEEEAES; encoded by the coding sequence ATGGCCGTCCCGAAGAAGAAAACCTCAAAAAGCAAGCGCAACCAGCGTCATGCTGTCTGGAAGGCCAAGGCTGCTACTGCGGCTCAACGTGCTCTCTCCATCGGCAAGTCTGTGCTGAGTGGTCGGGCTCAGGGCTTCGTTTATCCCGTTGCTGAAGAAGAAGAAGCTGAAAGCTGA
- a CDS encoding kinase yields MDPDRQINSVPQRIPNGLLSLLERLDWSNVDDWWHRWERVGGLNLARNQWSVPVVDGWIAFVGLPLLSRVELALRHGEPVILGVSALPGCGKSTLCSWVKSASQQLGWPVEHLSLDDFYWPAEQLERSMQGNPWSVPRALPGSHDIEGLLQSLDDWKTSGQITSPRFDKSLRNGRGDRFGTSSSRPQVVLIEGWFLGVSPLPSIETEIVEDLSELELTWRSRAVSLLADYQEIWTLLDDLWHLRAVRSDLSSRWKQQQLATLEQQSGVGYRTSDLSDFNRMVLAALPPSWLRNLSLSSAVMDLTASRDVREIHVMKSQLSASSSSATG; encoded by the coding sequence TTGGATCCTGATCGCCAAATTAATTCAGTGCCCCAGCGGATCCCTAACGGGCTCCTGTCTTTACTTGAACGCCTCGATTGGTCCAACGTTGATGATTGGTGGCATCGATGGGAGCGGGTTGGCGGTCTCAATCTGGCCAGAAATCAATGGTCCGTGCCAGTTGTTGACGGCTGGATCGCCTTCGTTGGTCTGCCATTGCTGAGCCGAGTTGAGTTGGCTCTGCGTCATGGAGAGCCTGTGATTCTCGGTGTTAGCGCCCTACCTGGTTGCGGTAAATCAACCCTGTGCAGCTGGGTTAAATCGGCGTCACAACAACTGGGATGGCCAGTTGAACATCTTTCGCTTGATGATTTCTACTGGCCTGCGGAGCAGCTGGAGAGAAGCATGCAGGGCAATCCCTGGTCTGTTCCGAGAGCTCTTCCTGGCAGCCATGACATTGAAGGGCTGCTGCAATCACTAGATGATTGGAAAACAAGCGGGCAGATCACCTCTCCACGCTTTGACAAGTCACTTCGCAATGGCCGGGGAGACCGATTCGGAACTTCAAGTTCACGACCACAAGTGGTGCTGATAGAGGGGTGGTTTCTGGGGGTATCCCCGCTCCCCTCGATTGAAACTGAAATCGTTGAAGATCTGTCAGAGCTGGAGCTTACATGGCGCTCCAGAGCCGTTTCTTTACTCGCTGACTATCAGGAGATCTGGACACTCCTTGATGATCTCTGGCATTTGCGGGCCGTTCGTAGTGACCTGTCTTCTCGATGGAAGCAGCAACAACTAGCCACATTGGAACAGCAAAGTGGTGTCGGCTACCGCACGAGTGACCTTTCCGACTTCAACCGCATGGTGCTTGCTGCACTGCCACCAAGCTGGTTAAGAAACCTTTCCCTGAGTAGTGCAGTGATGGATCTCACGGCATCACGCGATGTGCGTGAGATCCATGTGATGAAGTCTCAGCTTTCAGCTTCTTCTTCTTCAGCAACGGGATAA
- a CDS encoding DUF565 domain-containing protein, which yields MTLQATRYDQLQRRIGRLLNQTLIGPWRRRSVGVLALLFGFIIGSNVTMIWFQRSGQNRPVAVLVMVLIIELMVRLRSKVRPGPWPLPWLALDNLRIGTVYAVVLEAYKLGS from the coding sequence ATGACCCTTCAGGCCACTCGCTACGACCAGTTGCAGCGGCGGATCGGCAGGCTATTGAACCAGACCCTGATTGGTCCGTGGAGACGACGCAGTGTGGGGGTTCTTGCTCTGCTGTTTGGCTTCATCATCGGCAGCAACGTGACGATGATCTGGTTTCAGAGGTCCGGTCAGAACCGTCCTGTAGCGGTGCTGGTCATGGTGCTCATCATTGAACTGATGGTTCGTCTGCGCAGCAAAGTACGTCCTGGCCCATGGCCACTCCCATGGCTAGCCCTCGACAATTTGCGCATCGGCACGGTCTATGCCGTGGTGCTTGAGGCTTACAAGCTTGGATCCTGA
- a CDS encoding HAD-IA family hydrolase has translation MTRLQAVFWDVDGTLADTELNGHRHAFNQAFSDCGLSWNWNEELYSELLSIPGGRQRMQFYAERLGDTLDAAFLDRLRQSKQQNYLKVVSSGAITLRPGVSRLLQEINKADVQQWIVTSSGEASVLALLESFPSELTDIFQGMVTADDVERHKPHPDPYQLALERSESDRATVVVFEDSTPGLLSARAAGLRCVLTPSPWDKELENSQQHASAVIDQLGEDDQKARIFSGPPCAGGLITLEYLELLLSAPSR, from the coding sequence ATGACCCGTTTGCAGGCTGTTTTCTGGGATGTGGATGGAACGCTTGCTGACACCGAGCTGAATGGCCATCGCCATGCTTTCAATCAGGCTTTCTCAGACTGTGGCCTCAGCTGGAACTGGAATGAGGAGCTTTACTCCGAATTGCTGAGCATTCCCGGTGGACGGCAGCGAATGCAGTTTTATGCAGAGCGATTGGGAGACACGCTTGATGCTGCATTCCTGGACCGATTACGTCAATCAAAACAACAGAACTATCTCAAGGTCGTTTCCTCTGGAGCCATCACTTTGCGCCCTGGAGTCAGTCGACTTCTGCAGGAAATCAACAAAGCCGATGTGCAGCAGTGGATTGTGACCAGCAGCGGAGAAGCTTCGGTTCTTGCCTTACTCGAGTCTTTTCCAAGCGAGCTAACCGATATTTTTCAGGGAATGGTGACTGCCGATGATGTGGAGAGGCACAAACCGCATCCAGACCCTTATCAACTGGCACTTGAACGCAGTGAATCAGATCGTGCCACTGTTGTGGTTTTTGAGGATTCCACTCCTGGACTCCTCTCAGCCCGTGCAGCGGGTCTGCGCTGTGTGCTGACCCCATCCCCATGGGATAAAGAGCTTGAAAACAGTCAGCAACATGCTTCTGCTGTGATCGATCAGCTCGGAGAGGATGACCAGAAGGCAAGAATCTTCAGTGGACCCCCTTGTGCAGGAGGTCTGATCACGCTGGAGTATCTGGAGTTGCTACTTTCAGCCCCCTCGCGATGA
- the recJ gene encoding single-stranded-DNA-specific exonuclease RecJ, whose translation MVAGARDQQWRLPQPIVGDPLPSVNLPLALKAVLFRRGLQSPKQVMVLLSDQPLPAADDHFPELSSALTRLKTACLNKEAVAICGDYDADGMTSTALLMRAFEAMGATPQAAIPSRMADGYGLNSGMVEQLHAEGVRLLVTVDNGVAAHEALEKASELGVEVILTDHHTLPANRPKALALIHPATTPKNSPYGCLAGVGLAFVLARALSAELKNPAAVTTARDLFCIGTVADMAPLTGANRTLLREGLVHLHRSSCPGVQALQQLAGLGDRPLRADDIGFQLAPRINAVGRIGEPSLVVDLLTADDPNRAFELGRQCDALNRQRRELCDAIEAEALALLESDPSPLPPFLLLAQGHWHHGVIGIVAARLVERYQRPAALLASDGDGRMRASVRAPDGFAVDRALQQCSELLERHGGHPAAGGFTVQVTAVAALHQALNALAMQWLQGRGEDVLVEPEALLELDQIDHRFWQGLQALEPFGAGHPKPLFWSRGCRITDQQSLRGGHLRLKLEQNGVEREAIVWRWPETAVLSQTIDMTYTVTQNHWRGETRFQLEIQALRPHLEAMELHRSRGSYRVQRIDSTSLELINPEGESLVSRVNREGVLESDDSRASHPYVAALLQEACIGLGLRP comes from the coding sequence ATGGTGGCGGGCGCCCGGGATCAGCAGTGGCGACTCCCACAACCGATCGTGGGCGACCCACTGCCTTCAGTGAATCTGCCGCTGGCTCTGAAAGCAGTCCTATTCAGACGAGGACTCCAGAGTCCTAAGCAGGTGATGGTGCTTCTCAGCGATCAACCGCTGCCGGCAGCAGATGATCATTTCCCGGAGCTGAGTTCAGCACTGACGCGGCTTAAAACTGCATGCCTCAACAAGGAGGCAGTCGCCATTTGTGGCGATTACGACGCCGATGGCATGACAAGCACTGCTCTCTTAATGCGTGCTTTTGAAGCCATGGGAGCCACTCCACAAGCGGCGATTCCAAGCCGAATGGCCGATGGATATGGCCTGAACAGCGGAATGGTTGAGCAGCTCCATGCAGAGGGAGTCCGTTTGCTGGTGACGGTCGACAACGGAGTGGCCGCTCATGAAGCTCTCGAGAAGGCTTCAGAACTGGGCGTTGAGGTGATCCTCACTGATCACCACACCCTTCCTGCCAACCGACCTAAGGCACTGGCTTTGATTCATCCTGCTACCACTCCGAAGAACTCTCCCTATGGCTGTTTGGCCGGGGTGGGACTGGCTTTTGTGCTGGCCAGAGCATTATCGGCGGAGTTGAAGAACCCTGCTGCGGTCACCACAGCAAGAGATCTTTTTTGTATCGGCACGGTGGCTGACATGGCACCACTCACCGGCGCTAATCGAACCCTGCTGAGGGAGGGGCTGGTTCATCTACATCGAAGCAGCTGCCCCGGAGTTCAGGCCCTGCAGCAACTTGCAGGCCTTGGAGACCGTCCTTTACGGGCTGATGACATCGGTTTTCAGCTGGCGCCGCGAATCAATGCGGTGGGCCGCATTGGTGAACCCTCCCTAGTGGTTGACTTGCTCACAGCTGATGACCCGAATCGTGCTTTTGAGCTCGGGCGTCAGTGCGATGCGCTTAATCGTCAGCGACGCGAGCTGTGTGATGCGATCGAAGCGGAGGCTCTTGCATTGCTTGAAAGTGATCCTTCACCCTTGCCTCCCTTTCTTTTGCTTGCACAGGGCCATTGGCATCATGGTGTTATTGGCATCGTTGCCGCACGTCTCGTTGAACGTTATCAACGACCCGCAGCTCTTCTGGCCAGTGACGGCGATGGACGCATGCGCGCTTCGGTGCGTGCACCCGATGGTTTTGCTGTTGATCGTGCGTTGCAACAGTGCAGTGAACTTCTTGAACGGCATGGAGGCCATCCAGCTGCTGGTGGTTTCACCGTTCAGGTCACTGCTGTTGCTGCACTTCATCAGGCCCTTAACGCTCTAGCGATGCAATGGCTGCAAGGCCGAGGTGAGGATGTGTTGGTGGAGCCCGAAGCGTTATTGGAACTCGATCAAATTGATCATCGTTTCTGGCAAGGCCTGCAAGCGCTGGAACCGTTTGGGGCTGGTCATCCAAAACCTCTTTTCTGGTCACGCGGTTGCCGAATCACTGACCAACAGTCCTTGCGTGGAGGTCACTTACGGCTGAAACTTGAGCAGAACGGAGTGGAGCGTGAGGCCATTGTTTGGCGCTGGCCTGAAACGGCTGTGCTCAGTCAGACCATCGATATGACGTACACCGTCACTCAGAATCACTGGCGCGGTGAGACCCGCTTCCAACTGGAGATCCAGGCTCTTCGTCCCCATCTTGAAGCGATGGAACTCCATCGTTCGAGAGGCAGTTACCGCGTCCAGCGCATCGACAGCACAAGCCTTGAGCTGATCAATCCAGAGGGCGAGTCACTGGTGAGCCGGGTCAATCGCGAGGGTGTGCTGGAAAGCGACGACAGTCGCGCCTCACACCCTTACGTTGCTGCTTTACTTCAGGAGGCTTGTATCGGCCTCGGTTTACGCCCATGA
- a CDS encoding chloride channel protein: MSPDSRHEPVLIPGTLPSQSRLKGFVRHFIGLVLVGVLIGLACLPLNLVDGVQDHLYALMPTSADESWTWKGVIVAFLPLVVMPLLLLLQRGPWQAGAGSGIPSTMNGLEDPSQLPKAMATAGTVQRGVLWSIATVAMFPLGREGPVVQFGAAVARACHRRFRNWLPSLNERQIVAIGGGAGLAGGFNTPLLGAVFMLEELTADYSIVTIWPALVISVAAAGFSNIGGEPMFGLGVLNVALPEIEQLMLAFPIGIVCGLVGGFFNKGLVWLTGRLAPVIKQKPLKTGLYLGGGLTLLALMSWGTSTSDGESLVRQLIEQGMPNAMGNDRVYISGLTSIWITLVRVIGPMLALSPGVPGGLIDPSLTFGAVLGYTICAVAGISSQVGIGLGLAAGLSGATQLPLVSIVFAWRLAGDQQLFAGVVLASVLAAYTGRLVCRDPVYHGLSKLQRAPRR, from the coding sequence ATGAGTCCGGATAGTCGTCACGAACCAGTCCTGATTCCTGGAACGCTGCCGTCACAGAGTCGGCTCAAAGGGTTTGTGCGGCATTTCATCGGTCTTGTTCTGGTCGGAGTGTTGATTGGCCTGGCGTGTCTGCCTCTGAACCTTGTTGATGGTGTTCAGGATCATCTTTACGCCCTGATGCCGACCTCCGCCGACGAAAGTTGGACGTGGAAGGGAGTGATCGTTGCCTTCTTGCCACTCGTGGTGATGCCACTTCTGTTGCTGCTTCAGCGTGGCCCCTGGCAAGCCGGTGCAGGTTCCGGCATTCCATCCACGATGAATGGGCTAGAAGACCCTTCCCAACTGCCTAAAGCGATGGCAACAGCGGGAACAGTGCAGCGTGGGGTGCTTTGGTCAATAGCCACCGTCGCCATGTTTCCGCTTGGAAGGGAGGGTCCGGTCGTTCAGTTCGGTGCTGCAGTTGCGCGGGCTTGCCATCGACGTTTCCGCAACTGGCTGCCTTCTCTGAATGAACGGCAGATTGTGGCCATCGGTGGAGGTGCAGGTCTTGCCGGCGGGTTCAATACGCCTCTGCTTGGAGCCGTGTTCATGCTTGAAGAACTCACGGCCGACTATTCGATCGTGACGATCTGGCCCGCGCTAGTGATCAGCGTTGCCGCTGCAGGGTTCTCCAACATCGGAGGTGAACCAATGTTTGGACTCGGTGTTCTCAACGTCGCTCTACCGGAAATCGAGCAGTTGATGCTGGCTTTTCCGATCGGAATCGTCTGCGGACTCGTTGGTGGTTTCTTCAACAAGGGACTGGTTTGGCTCACAGGACGTCTTGCCCCTGTGATTAAACAAAAACCTCTGAAAACAGGTCTCTATCTCGGTGGGGGATTGACACTTCTTGCACTAATGAGCTGGGGAACCTCCACCTCTGATGGCGAATCGCTCGTGCGTCAGCTCATCGAACAGGGGATGCCCAATGCCATGGGTAATGATCGGGTATACATCAGTGGACTGACGAGTATCTGGATCACACTGGTCAGGGTGATTGGACCGATGCTCGCTTTAAGCCCTGGTGTACCTGGCGGCTTGATTGACCCTTCTCTGACCTTCGGTGCCGTTCTTGGCTACACAATCTGTGCTGTGGCAGGAATCAGCTCACAGGTCGGCATCGGTTTGGGTCTAGCTGCAGGCCTGTCAGGAGCAACCCAACTCCCGCTCGTCTCGATTGTGTTCGCCTGGAGACTGGCCGGAGATCAACAACTCTTTGCTGGAGTGGTGCTCGCTTCAGTGTTGGCTGCCTACACCGGACGCTTGGTCTGTAGAGATCCGGTGTACCACGGGCTCAGCAAACTTCAAAGAGCACCACGGCGGTAG
- the psb30 gene encoding photosystem II reaction center protein Ycf12/Psb30, with product MGIDFHLIANFAALALITLAGPAVIFILFYRRGAL from the coding sequence ATGGGAATCGATTTCCACCTGATCGCCAATTTCGCTGCACTGGCCTTAATCACCCTTGCAGGCCCCGCAGTGATCTTCATTCTCTTCTACCGCCGTGGTGCTCTTTGA
- a CDS encoding YkgJ family cysteine cluster protein — MTRSGQQWACMDQCGACCRLAPDERPEAVEALDPLQQKQYLSMVGDDGWCIHFDSGSRRCRIYESRPDFCRVSSLCGLFGIEADHADSFAIACCRQQIRSVHGGRSRELRKFERLIRSTEPL, encoded by the coding sequence ATGACACGTTCTGGACAGCAATGGGCCTGCATGGACCAGTGCGGTGCCTGTTGCCGATTGGCCCCTGATGAACGCCCTGAAGCCGTGGAGGCTCTTGATCCTCTTCAGCAAAAGCAATACCTGTCGATGGTGGGTGACGATGGCTGGTGCATCCATTTCGACAGTGGATCCAGACGCTGTCGGATCTATGAGTCCCGGCCAGATTTCTGCCGCGTCAGCAGTCTCTGCGGCTTGTTCGGCATTGAGGCTGATCATGCGGATTCATTTGCGATCGCCTGCTGCCGACAACAGATCCGTTCAGTTCATGGCGGTCGCAGCAGGGAACTACGTAAATTCGAACGTCTCATCCGCTCAACGGAACCTTTGTGA